The genomic region GAACGCGCCGGCTGGTGGGCTTCCCGCATCCGCCGCACCTACGAACTCCTCGAACAATAGCCCGCGCACAACACAATCGAGGTCGCAGAACATGTCGCGTTTCCTGCGAAACAGCGCATTTGTTGCGACCTCGATTGGCGTCAGATGCTTTTCTGGGGATAACTTCTGCAGCCCTCATCGAAAAGTGACAGGCTGCCAGGATGTCACCTCGTGAGCTACCTCCCCCGTCGCTTGGGGTCGAGCCATTCGCCCTCGATGAGGCACGTGCCGTGGGGCTCACCGTCGGGCGGCTACGACACCGAGATTTTGTGAGCCCATTTCACGGGGTCAGGGTGTTGGCCGAAGCCAACACTGCGGATGCAGTCAGTGAGTACCCGGAACGACACGTTGTGGAACTTGCACGAGCGTATGCGCCCCGGCTTTCTGCAGGGCAGTTCTTTAGTCATACGACGGCTAGCGCGCTGTGGGGAATGCCATTACCTTCTTCCGCGTACGGTTCTGCTGCGCTTCACGATCGTGCCCAGCAAAACAATCAGGGAGCTCGTACATCACTCAGGCAGCACTCTCTTCCCCAGCACGCGGCTGCTTTCCAAAGCCCGTCGCTTGCTCCCAGCTCAACCCAGTCGTCGCTGCATAACGTGAAGATCCCCCTCCTCCATGTGAGCGCGACCAAGCGAGGTCACAGCCCTAGAACAGCTGGTGTTGTTGGGCACCGCTTGACGGCACCGACTGCTGAAGTAACAACGCTTCGGATTGGAAGGCGATCAGTGCTCATCAGCACACCGGAGGCGACATGGCTCCAACTCTGCGCACTGGATGACGCCTTGACGAATGCCGATCTGGTTGCCGCTGGTGACTACGTTGTAAGGGAACCGGAATACCCGGAGAGGGGACGCCCCTTCAGCTCCCGTGAATCGCTCGGCTTGCTTGTGGATCAGTATCGGGGCAGAGGGAAACGTCGAGCGGCAGAGGCGCTCACGCACATCCGCCAGGGCTCAGATTCGAGGCCCGAGTCTCTGCTCAGACTTCTCCTCATCGGTGCTGGCCTTCCAGAACCAGAACTCAATCCGATCATCCGCGATCGAGATGGACAGCGAATTGGCAGAGCAGATCTTGTGTTTCGCGAATGGAAGGTCATAGTCGAGTACGACGGAGATCAGCACAGAACACGCACTGCCCAATACGAGCACGACATGTGGCGCCTTGAACGGTACACCCTCAGCGATTGGAGCGTGCTACGAGTACGAGCTGCGGGCCTCTTCATCAGCCCTGAGGCCACGATTCGTCACGTACGTGAGGTATTGAAAGCTCGGGGCTGGCACCCCTAGCCCGTGGCTCATGCCCGCGCACAACACAATCGAGGTCGCAAAACATGTCGCGTTTCCTGCGAAACAGCGCATTTGTTGCGACCTCGATTGGCGATGCCAGGTTCGGAGGTGTGGGGTTCTAGCCTGTTGGTAGGCCCGAGTAGGCGTGCAGACCCTTGAAGAACACGTTCACGATTGTGAAGTTGAAGATCACGGTCGAGTAGGCAATGATCGACAGCCAAGCCGAACGG from Lysinibacter cavernae harbors:
- a CDS encoding DUF559 domain-containing protein — encoded protein: MLISTPEATWLQLCALDDALTNADLVAAGDYVVREPEYPERGRPFSSRESLGLLVDQYRGRGKRRAAEALTHIRQGSDSRPESLLRLLLIGAGLPEPELNPIIRDRDGQRIGRADLVFREWKVIVEYDGDQHRTRTAQYEHDMWRLERYTLSDWSVLRVRAAGLFISPEATIRHVREVLKARGWHP